One genomic segment of Kordiimonas sp. SCSIO 12603 includes these proteins:
- a CDS encoding glycerate kinase, giving the protein MSGLRRREELMREMFRAAVAAVHPEACLPRYLLATDNFSGRTIVLAAGKAAAAMAVEAEKILGSVEGLAVTRHHHLPQEMPKHIRVIEAGHPVPDDASEKVAAEMLTLAESAGEGDRVIVLMSGGASALLSAPVAEIDFETKKAVNKFLLHSGAAISEMNCVRKHLSRIKGGRLAKAAYPASVETYAISDVPGDVLSNIGSGPTCGDTSTLKEARNILNKYGWNGDTGVLAAIENEGNETPVPEIFMDNKELIIAKAADALTAAKQLAVKDGRQILMLGDDIEGIAGDVAQEHAKLVRECRAKGGRWAIISGGETTVEVGNPSGKGGRNLEYCAALVEALAGMKGVSGLACDTDGIDGTEDVAGAVFDENTLSAFEGAGVSVAEARATNCTYQLFEAIDALIKTGPTLTNVNDFRVILIDDV; this is encoded by the coding sequence ATGTCTGGATTGAGAAGGCGAGAGGAATTAATGCGCGAGATGTTCCGCGCTGCTGTTGCTGCGGTCCATCCGGAAGCATGTTTGCCTCGCTATCTATTGGCAACAGATAATTTCTCTGGTCGAACTATCGTTCTCGCAGCGGGCAAGGCAGCGGCTGCAATGGCTGTTGAGGCGGAGAAAATACTCGGTTCTGTGGAGGGGCTTGCAGTAACGCGTCATCACCATCTTCCTCAGGAGATGCCGAAGCATATCAGGGTGATTGAGGCAGGCCATCCTGTGCCAGATGATGCCAGTGAGAAGGTGGCTGCTGAAATGCTCACGCTTGCTGAAAGTGCGGGCGAGGGTGATCGGGTTATTGTTCTGATGTCAGGCGGGGCATCAGCGCTCTTGTCCGCCCCTGTTGCTGAAATTGATTTTGAAACCAAAAAGGCGGTGAATAAATTCTTGTTGCATTCGGGTGCTGCAATCTCAGAGATGAACTGCGTCAGAAAGCATTTGTCACGTATTAAAGGTGGGCGTTTGGCGAAGGCTGCATACCCCGCAAGCGTTGAAACTTATGCTATTTCTGATGTGCCCGGCGATGTCCTTTCAAATATTGGATCAGGACCAACATGCGGGGATACTTCGACGCTAAAGGAAGCCAGAAATATTCTAAACAAATATGGATGGAATGGTGATACTGGAGTTCTAGCGGCTATTGAGAATGAAGGTAATGAGACACCAGTACCCGAAATATTTATGGACAATAAAGAGCTGATTATAGCTAAAGCCGCTGATGCACTTACTGCAGCAAAGCAGTTAGCAGTAAAGGATGGCCGGCAAATATTGATGCTGGGCGATGATATTGAAGGTATTGCCGGTGATGTGGCGCAGGAACATGCAAAGCTTGTTCGTGAATGTCGCGCTAAAGGTGGGCGATGGGCTATTATCTCTGGTGGTGAAACCACTGTTGAGGTTGGAAACCCAAGCGGAAAAGGCGGTCGGAACCTTGAATATTGTGCGGCACTGGTAGAAGCGCTTGCTGGTATGAAAGGTGTTTCCGGGTTGGCATGCGATACTGACGGTATAGACGGTACTGAAGATGTAGCTGGTGCGGTTTTTGATGAAAATACATTATCCGCATTCGAAGGTGCTGGCGTTTCGGTGGCAGAAGCAAGGGCTACAAATTGTACGTATCAGCTTTTTGAAGCAATTGATGCATTGATTAAAACCGGGCCAACCCTTACCAATGTGAACGATTTTCGCGTCATTCTGATTGATGATGTATAA
- a CDS encoding LacI family DNA-binding transcriptional regulator produces the protein MVNPEKNTGVTSILAVAKAAGVSKATVSRVLNNRPGVNAKTKAKVLKVIEDTGYQPDETARNLSFGKSSKVGLNTGFSSQLNVHFFLFRQYLESALFSKGMRVEQLPTDERGLFPATADHMVIASIYDDDPRVAYLQERNIPFVSLGKSSADFWVASDEYSGGQQAAEHLLKLGHKDILVLAGSVSGDGAMSSPLHTRATSERIRGVRDALGAAGIELPNKHILEGDFTGLGAFLAVRQAIRDGLKFTAIFALSDVMAAGAIKALEDHDLRVPDDVSIIGYDEIPEVGEAITTIRQNTEELAHAVADLLDDAIEGAEARSITVPVELVVRGTTQQLR, from the coding sequence TTGGTTAATCCCGAAAAAAATACTGGTGTGACAAGTATTCTTGCTGTGGCGAAAGCAGCTGGGGTTTCCAAGGCTACTGTAAGTCGGGTCTTGAATAACCGTCCGGGAGTGAATGCGAAAACCAAAGCAAAAGTTCTAAAGGTTATTGAGGACACCGGTTATCAACCGGATGAAACAGCCCGTAACCTGTCTTTTGGTAAAAGCTCTAAAGTTGGTTTGAATACTGGCTTCAGTAGTCAGCTGAATGTGCATTTCTTCCTGTTCAGGCAATATCTGGAATCTGCTCTGTTTTCGAAAGGTATGCGAGTTGAACAGCTGCCAACCGATGAGCGGGGACTTTTTCCTGCGACTGCAGATCATATGGTTATTGCATCCATTTATGATGATGATCCCAGAGTGGCATATCTGCAGGAGCGTAATATTCCATTTGTCTCGCTCGGTAAAAGTAGTGCCGATTTTTGGGTGGCCTCTGATGAATATAGCGGCGGTCAGCAGGCTGCAGAGCATCTGCTGAAATTGGGGCATAAGGACATCCTGGTGTTAGCGGGTAGTGTGTCTGGCGATGGGGCTATGTCGTCTCCGCTTCATACTCGCGCTACTAGCGAGCGTATTCGAGGCGTGCGAGATGCGCTGGGGGCTGCTGGTATTGAGCTTCCAAACAAGCATATTCTTGAAGGTGACTTCACGGGGCTTGGTGCCTTTCTTGCTGTCAGGCAGGCTATTCGTGATGGTTTGAAGTTTACAGCGATTTTTGCGCTTTCTGATGTGATGGCTGCTGGCGCTATTAAGGCGCTAGAGGATCATGATCTTAGGGTGCCGGATGATGTTTCTATCATCGGGTATGATGAAATCCCGGAAGTTGGTGAGGCGATCACCACTATTCGGCAAAATACTGAAGAACTGGCCCATGCAGTGGCTGATCTGCTTGATGATGCGATCGAAGGCGCAGAGGCGCGTAGTATTACGGTACCTGTCGAATTAGTGGTGCGAGGCACCACTCAACAATTACGTTAA
- a CDS encoding ROK family transcriptional regulator: MSRFLSHKTFATPPFFRDSTRTPCSLSERKILSLLIRRPNLTLAELTSLSEFSQQSISRLIKGMIEKGILIASDRVATGKRGQPSLSTSIVGNYAYTIGISIMTDCVAIALVNLAGETIAETTHIPPSMSRKEVLNLIKLSFDSFTSEHNIEHDTILGAGVAISGYNLGGRSKFNTPPGLGEWALIDIDEIIAEELNLPVWVENDGNVAALGESLLGTGRDYENFAYLFIAAGIGGGIVINGEMLRGSNGNAGEIGLIVPSNMYPRPMLDLLHTMLQEKGADIEGISDMLAKFDPEQPGVTDWIEKTEPALSLVVSAIAAILDTDAIVLGGRIPRSLARMLIEKLKIYDDGRRSEPRAMPRLTISDHTGDGGVLGAAMLPLHKYFYSTV, translated from the coding sequence ATGAGCAGATTTCTGAGTCACAAAACTTTTGCAACACCACCATTTTTTAGAGACTCGACCCGCACCCCCTGCTCACTCAGTGAGAGGAAAATCCTGTCCCTGCTTATCAGACGCCCCAATCTGACATTGGCAGAATTAACCTCGCTATCAGAGTTCTCCCAGCAGAGCATTTCTCGCCTTATCAAAGGGATGATTGAAAAGGGAATACTCATTGCATCCGACCGCGTTGCCACCGGGAAAAGAGGCCAACCAAGCCTTTCTACAAGCATAGTAGGAAACTACGCCTACACCATTGGCATATCTATCATGACAGACTGTGTTGCTATCGCACTAGTGAACCTGGCTGGCGAAACGATAGCAGAGACAACGCACATCCCCCCCTCCATGAGCCGGAAAGAGGTACTTAACCTGATCAAACTGTCTTTTGATAGTTTCACCAGTGAACATAATATCGAGCACGATACCATCCTTGGCGCTGGTGTTGCTATCTCCGGCTATAATCTTGGCGGCAGGTCAAAGTTCAATACACCGCCAGGCCTTGGTGAATGGGCCCTCATTGATATTGATGAAATCATTGCTGAAGAACTCAATCTCCCTGTTTGGGTAGAGAACGACGGCAATGTCGCAGCTCTGGGCGAAAGCCTCCTTGGCACTGGTCGTGATTACGAAAATTTTGCATATCTATTCATTGCCGCGGGCATTGGTGGCGGCATTGTTATTAATGGTGAAATGCTAAGAGGTAGCAACGGTAACGCTGGCGAGATTGGTTTGATTGTACCTAGCAATATGTACCCACGCCCAATGCTGGACCTCCTTCACACTATGCTTCAGGAAAAAGGCGCTGATATTGAAGGCATTTCTGACATGCTAGCGAAATTTGATCCTGAGCAACCCGGCGTTACGGATTGGATTGAGAAAACGGAACCTGCGCTATCACTCGTAGTTTCCGCAATCGCTGCTATTCTGGATACAGATGCCATCGTGCTTGGTGGGCGCATCCCACGCTCGCTCGCCCGTATGCTTATTGAAAAACTGAAAATCTACGATGATGGCAGACGTTCAGAACCCCGCGCCATGCCGCGATTGACTATTTCAGATCATACAGGGGATGGCGGAGTGCTAGGGGCAGCAATGCTCCCACTTCATAAATATTTTTACAGTACGGTTTAA
- a CDS encoding TonB-dependent siderophore receptor, whose translation MTFSSLKTKLLTGVTLFAVAGAASAQDASEKEEKVLSLEEIVVTGTSKARSSFSTPVQVTSISEDQLRKFTASSQADILRSVTGIKAEGGGGEVAANVFIKGLPSGGQFQFTPLLYDGVASFSTFGLNSSAFDVYYRNDLGIERVEFVRGGVSNLFGPGSVAGVINYISKTGEDEPEGQVQFEVAEEGRYRADFAASGPLSADEGLYYAMSGYYRYDEGPLDSGLPTEGYQIRGNIKKEFGDGSGSVTLYTQVIDDKVQFFLPFPLDGDTRERPTGNDGETIYTLQTRDASRLSYQTPDGVFETPIADGVSTQGATFALAFEKELENGWGFNGKVKYSDYDHQFNLFLDGDGIANTPETQAGFLAARGLGDLAGASFTFTESGQALGANDLLFANRILDRDRPATDFTSELNVTKTFDAGDWEHSFTFGGFFANAEAADDNVISTYLGEFNDQPRLVDLTYTDENGNPVVFSLNGLTNAGVIFSNREHTAKRIAGYIADQFENDRWVFDVGFRVERFVGDFFREGTTTAVINDDPGFAPGLQSVVTGDGSFQIGSVSTTEWAVALGALYRLNDNVNLYGNFSRGFFFPQLRSVRVNSLGETASYDAEIIKQAEVGVKYGSANFAATFSAFYAELDNRANVDFVNDGNGGVVEEVSLQSTKSYGIEATASYNITETLRVDANVTLQDHELTQNDGNPALIGNELRRQPNLLFNAGVYYDDDTFDVSFFQNYVGDNFANDSNSVELDAFSIFRLDAGYSFGFGGEKNARIGLGVFNLFDSQGTTEGSPRQGTSQSNTGNFFVGRPVLPRRVTLRFNYKF comes from the coding sequence ATGACGTTTAGCTCACTTAAAACCAAACTTTTAACCGGCGTAACTTTATTTGCTGTTGCGGGTGCTGCATCTGCGCAAGATGCGTCTGAAAAAGAAGAAAAAGTACTGTCTTTGGAAGAAATCGTTGTTACCGGTACGAGTAAAGCGCGTAGCAGCTTTTCTACGCCTGTTCAGGTAACGTCCATTTCTGAAGATCAGCTTCGGAAATTTACAGCAAGTAGCCAGGCAGATATTCTGCGTTCAGTAACAGGTATTAAAGCTGAAGGCGGTGGCGGTGAAGTTGCTGCGAACGTTTTCATTAAAGGTTTGCCGTCAGGTGGTCAGTTCCAGTTTACTCCGCTCCTTTATGATGGTGTTGCATCCTTCAGTACATTTGGTCTGAACTCTTCAGCCTTTGATGTTTATTACCGTAATGACTTGGGCATTGAGCGCGTGGAATTTGTTCGTGGTGGTGTATCCAACCTGTTCGGCCCGGGTTCAGTCGCTGGTGTTATCAACTATATCTCCAAAACGGGTGAAGATGAGCCAGAAGGTCAGGTACAGTTTGAAGTGGCTGAAGAAGGCCGGTACCGCGCCGATTTTGCAGCGAGCGGGCCGCTAAGTGCTGATGAAGGCCTTTATTACGCTATGTCTGGTTATTACCGCTATGATGAAGGGCCACTTGATTCTGGTCTGCCAACTGAAGGTTACCAAATTCGCGGTAACATCAAAAAAGAATTTGGTGACGGATCTGGTTCCGTAACACTCTATACGCAGGTAATTGATGATAAGGTTCAGTTCTTCCTGCCTTTCCCACTAGATGGTGATACGCGTGAACGCCCAACAGGTAATGATGGCGAAACTATCTATACGCTGCAAACCCGCGATGCATCACGCTTGAGCTATCAAACACCTGATGGTGTTTTTGAAACACCTATTGCAGACGGTGTTTCCACACAAGGCGCTACTTTTGCGTTAGCGTTTGAGAAAGAACTGGAAAACGGTTGGGGCTTTAACGGTAAAGTTAAATACTCTGATTATGATCACCAGTTTAACCTGTTCCTTGATGGTGATGGTATTGCGAATACACCAGAAACACAGGCTGGTTTCCTCGCGGCTCGCGGCTTAGGTGATCTTGCTGGTGCATCATTTACATTCACAGAATCTGGGCAGGCGCTTGGTGCGAATGATCTGCTGTTTGCCAACCGTATTTTGGATCGGGACCGTCCGGCGACAGATTTTACCAGTGAATTGAATGTTACAAAAACCTTTGATGCAGGTGATTGGGAACACAGTTTCACGTTTGGTGGTTTCTTCGCAAACGCTGAAGCAGCGGATGATAATGTTATCTCAACATACCTTGGTGAATTCAATGATCAGCCGCGCCTTGTAGATCTTACCTATACGGATGAAAATGGTAATCCTGTTGTTTTCTCACTGAATGGTTTGACAAATGCTGGTGTTATTTTCTCTAATCGCGAACATACAGCCAAGCGTATTGCAGGTTACATCGCTGATCAGTTTGAAAATGATCGCTGGGTATTTGATGTTGGTTTCCGTGTAGAACGGTTTGTAGGTGATTTCTTCCGTGAAGGAACAACAACAGCTGTAATTAATGATGATCCAGGCTTTGCTCCAGGCCTTCAAAGTGTAGTAACAGGTGATGGCTCCTTCCAGATTGGTTCTGTTTCTACAACAGAATGGGCGGTTGCTCTTGGCGCTCTATACCGTCTCAATGACAATGTGAACCTTTACGGTAACTTCTCTCGGGGTTTCTTCTTCCCGCAGCTTCGCAGTGTACGTGTAAATTCACTTGGCGAAACAGCTTCTTACGATGCTGAAATTATCAAGCAAGCGGAAGTAGGTGTGAAATATGGTTCAGCTAATTTTGCAGCAACATTCTCTGCTTTCTATGCCGAACTTGATAATCGTGCGAACGTTGATTTTGTAAATGACGGTAATGGCGGAGTTGTTGAAGAGGTAAGCCTTCAGTCAACTAAGTCATACGGTATCGAAGCTACTGCTTCATATAATATTACAGAAACACTGCGCGTAGATGCGAATGTGACCCTTCAAGATCATGAGTTGACGCAAAATGATGGCAACCCGGCACTTATCGGCAATGAACTTCGCCGTCAGCCAAATCTGCTGTTTAACGCTGGTGTTTACTATGATGATGATACCTTCGACGTATCCTTCTTCCAAAACTATGTTGGCGATAACTTCGCAAACGATTCCAACAGTGTTGAGCTGGATGCCTTCAGTATCTTCCGTTTGGACGCTGGTTACAGCTTCGGCTTCGGCGGTGAAAAGAACGCACGTATTGGGCTTGGCGTATTCAACCTGTTTGATAGTCAGGGCACAACAGAAGGTTCGCCTCGCCAAGGTACATCTCAATCAAATACAGGCAACTTTTTTGTAGGTCGCCCGGTTCTGCCACGCCGCGTAACACTGCGGTTTAACTACAAGTTCTAA
- a CDS encoding trehalase family glycosidase produces the protein MEAEKIELQGPTNKALHEAAEKILIENDLGGYSVPNRDVYPFQWNWDSAFVALGYAQFNLDRAWQELETLFKGQWDDGFLPQIIFWKDNAGYFPGPEIWQTNQQPRTSGISQPPVVATILRQLWEQNQNAEAEEKVKQLIPQVFALHRWFASFRDPLKKGLVVTTHPWETGRDNAPEWDEAAKRVDTSNVTPYVRQDTKHLDKKMRPHKEDYDRFIAMVEFGRDAGWDHKKIIEESPFRVADVGMTMMLLRANRDLLVLAEQFGFEGEAEFLKNQISLSETGVDYLWNEEKQAFCSRDVISGESTGIISSASFLNFYADVGSAEQRAATEAHIDRIAKVSQFLMPSLAPGEEQFDAMRYWRGPIWAVVNYMIATGCAEQGLEKWADKIRNDTAALIKIAGFSEAFNPESGEGTGGTDFSWTAAMWLHWAGK, from the coding sequence ATGGAAGCTGAGAAAATTGAGCTTCAAGGCCCGACAAATAAAGCCTTGCATGAAGCCGCAGAAAAGATCCTGATCGAGAATGACCTGGGCGGCTATTCGGTACCAAACAGAGATGTGTATCCGTTCCAGTGGAACTGGGATTCTGCTTTTGTTGCTTTAGGATATGCGCAGTTCAATCTTGATCGCGCATGGCAAGAGCTTGAAACTCTTTTCAAAGGCCAATGGGATGATGGTTTCTTGCCGCAGATTATCTTCTGGAAAGATAACGCAGGATATTTCCCGGGGCCTGAGATTTGGCAAACAAATCAGCAGCCACGTACATCCGGCATCAGTCAGCCACCTGTTGTGGCAACTATTCTTCGCCAGCTTTGGGAACAAAACCAAAATGCTGAAGCGGAAGAAAAAGTTAAACAGCTAATTCCCCAGGTGTTTGCCCTGCACCGGTGGTTCGCATCCTTCCGCGATCCACTAAAAAAGGGCCTTGTTGTAACTACTCACCCATGGGAAACAGGCCGCGATAACGCGCCGGAATGGGATGAGGCAGCTAAACGTGTTGATACCAGCAATGTTACACCTTATGTGCGCCAGGATACCAAGCATCTAGATAAGAAGATGCGTCCACACAAAGAGGATTACGATCGTTTTATCGCCATGGTGGAGTTCGGCCGTGATGCTGGTTGGGACCATAAAAAAATCATCGAAGAAAGCCCATTCCGTGTAGCTGATGTGGGCATGACAATGATGCTCCTGCGTGCGAACCGAGATCTTCTTGTATTGGCTGAGCAGTTTGGTTTTGAAGGTGAAGCTGAGTTCCTGAAAAATCAAATTTCTCTCTCTGAAACAGGTGTTGATTATCTTTGGAATGAAGAGAAGCAGGCTTTCTGTTCCCGTGATGTTATTTCAGGTGAAAGCACAGGTATTATCAGTAGCGCATCGTTCCTGAATTTTTACGCGGATGTTGGCTCTGCTGAACAGCGTGCCGCAACCGAAGCTCATATTGATCGGATTGCAAAAGTAAGCCAGTTTCTTATGCCAAGCCTCGCGCCGGGTGAGGAACAATTTGATGCAATGCGCTATTGGCGCGGCCCTATTTGGGCGGTTGTGAACTACATGATTGCAACAGGCTGTGCCGAGCAAGGCCTTGAGAAGTGGGCTGATAAAATCAGAAACGATACTGCGGCGCTTATCAAAATCGCAGGATTCTCTGAAGCCTTTAATCCTGAAAGTGGTGAAGGAACGGGTGGTACAGATTTCTCCTGGACGGCGGCTATGTGGCTGCACTGGGCAGGAAAATAA
- a CDS encoding SDR family oxidoreductase: MLQDKVIIVTGATSGIGWGIAQEVYRQGSKLVLHGRSLKEAEAAVEKLGERAFPVAGDLTDEIALDALVPAAVEAFGKLDGLVNNAAVMTRDDIEHTNRDLHDEIMAINCRAPLFLSQSAIKQFLRQGSEGAIVNIGSINAYCGQNNTLTYSMAKGALQTMTRNLGDALGPQRIRVNQLNVGWTDTENEDRIQKLQGMGADWRDQIPPVFAPSGQLLQPHNIAAHAVFWLSDLSAPVNGQVYEVEQYPVIGRNKINVAERASNA; this comes from the coding sequence ATGCTTCAGGATAAGGTCATTATTGTCACGGGTGCCACTTCTGGCATCGGTTGGGGTATTGCGCAGGAAGTATACAGGCAAGGTTCAAAGCTTGTCCTTCATGGTCGTAGCCTTAAAGAAGCGGAAGCAGCGGTAGAGAAGCTGGGCGAAAGGGCCTTTCCTGTCGCGGGTGATCTGACTGATGAAATTGCTTTGGATGCTTTGGTGCCTGCCGCTGTGGAAGCATTCGGTAAGCTTGATGGCCTCGTAAACAATGCCGCAGTAATGACCCGGGATGATATTGAACACACCAATCGCGATTTGCATGATGAGATTATGGCAATCAACTGCCGTGCGCCGCTGTTTCTCAGCCAATCTGCCATCAAACAGTTCCTGAGGCAGGGCTCAGAAGGTGCGATTGTTAATATCGGTTCCATTAATGCTTATTGTGGGCAAAACAACACCCTTACATATTCTATGGCAAAAGGGGCCCTTCAAACCATGACCCGAAATTTGGGTGATGCATTAGGGCCCCAGCGAATTCGTGTAAATCAGCTCAATGTTGGTTGGACGGACACTGAAAATGAAGACCGTATCCAGAAACTACAGGGTATGGGGGCAGACTGGCGGGATCAAATCCCGCCGGTTTTTGCACCGTCCGGGCAGTTGCTTCAGCCTCACAACATTGCGGCACACGCTGTTTTCTGGCTTTCAGATTTATCTGCGCCGGTAAATGGCCAAGTATATGAAGTTGAGCAATACCCGGTAATTGGCCGCAATAAAATCAATGTAGCCGAAAGGGCGAGCAATGCGTGA
- the uxuA gene encoding mannonate dehydratase, translating to MREAWRWFGPNDPVSLSEIRQTGATDIVTALHEIPIGDTWPFEAILERKKLIEETPEGLFPLRWSVVESVPVHDAIKRGDADAGKYIQTFIESMRNLAAADIRVICYNFMPVIDWTRTDLRYRTDKGAYALKFDHDVFSAFDLFILQREGAEEDYSAEEIERARQVFSSMSAGEKDTLAQTIMAGLPGRMTDQYGIDEFRNAVARYADITRDELRGNLFRFLKAVMPVAEELGMKLAIHPDDPPRDLLGIPRIICTPDDLELLFSEIPSTSNGVTLCAGTFGSHPTNNVVEMADTFADRIYFAHLRGVTLDKENPLTFTEDEHLGSDLDMVGLIRNLLAAEKRRPEGYTGEVFVRPDHGHLMMDDVGKTSNPGYSAIGRLKGLAEIRGVIRALEQTGS from the coding sequence ATGCGTGAGGCATGGCGGTGGTTCGGCCCGAACGATCCCGTAAGTTTATCAGAAATACGCCAGACGGGTGCGACGGATATCGTTACGGCACTTCATGAAATTCCGATTGGCGATACTTGGCCGTTCGAGGCAATTCTTGAGCGCAAAAAGTTGATTGAAGAAACACCCGAGGGTTTATTTCCTCTGCGGTGGTCAGTCGTTGAAAGTGTGCCTGTTCATGACGCTATCAAGCGTGGTGATGCTGATGCGGGTAAATACATTCAAACATTTATCGAAAGTATGCGGAACCTGGCTGCTGCTGATATTCGGGTGATCTGCTATAATTTCATGCCTGTTATTGATTGGACCAGAACGGATCTGAGATACAGAACTGATAAGGGCGCTTATGCTTTGAAGTTTGATCATGATGTGTTTTCTGCTTTCGATCTTTTCATTCTTCAGCGTGAGGGTGCCGAAGAGGATTATTCCGCGGAAGAAATTGAGCGGGCAAGGCAAGTTTTTTCATCAATGAGCGCGGGTGAGAAAGATACACTTGCTCAAACAATTATGGCAGGCCTTCCCGGCAGAATGACAGATCAATACGGGATTGATGAATTTCGAAATGCCGTTGCGCGTTATGCAGACATCACCCGTGATGAGCTGCGAGGCAATCTTTTCAGGTTCTTAAAGGCAGTTATGCCAGTTGCTGAAGAGTTGGGGATGAAGCTTGCAATTCATCCAGATGATCCGCCACGTGATCTGCTGGGCATTCCTCGTATTATCTGTACCCCTGATGATCTTGAACTGTTGTTCAGCGAAATTCCAAGTACATCAAATGGTGTCACTCTGTGTGCTGGTACATTTGGCAGCCACCCGACCAACAATGTGGTTGAAATGGCCGATACGTTCGCTGACCGCATATATTTTGCTCATCTGCGCGGTGTTACCTTGGATAAGGAAAACCCACTTACTTTTACCGAAGACGAACACCTGGGTAGTGATCTGGATATGGTGGGTTTGATCCGTAACCTGCTCGCTGCAGAAAAGCGCAGGCCGGAAGGATATACAGGCGAAGTGTTCGTTCGGCCAGATCATGGCCACCTGATGATGGATGATGTGGGTAAGACAAGTAACCCCGGATATTCTGCGATTGGTCGTTTGAAAGGCTTAGCGGAGATCAGGGGCGTGATCCGAGCTCTAGAGCAAACAGGTAGCTAA
- a CDS encoding sugar kinase, protein MQIAIVGECMIEHREGTSAGDLHFGGDTVNTAVYLSRLLSSENADVLYVSQLGGSEKDKRLLACFKDEGLNCSMLPLLPGRQTGSYTIHTDETGERHFTYDRAHSPARETLRSIACNATGQLASCDVLYVTGITLAIFSPEDRETLLALMAKMKEAGKQVVYDMNHRPVLWESTQIAREIHQRAADASNIFMPSIEDLEMVFGAEESLCVIEKQQGRDDLLLVLKNGGGELAISKAGRQYVYGLRVNENVVDTTGAGDSFNAGFLAAYLTNGSIDEAVEKAHQLASTVIMHRGAIIPQEAMPS, encoded by the coding sequence ATGCAGATTGCCATTGTTGGGGAATGCATGATTGAACACCGTGAAGGTACATCCGCGGGTGATCTTCATTTCGGTGGTGATACGGTAAACACCGCCGTTTATCTATCCCGCTTGTTAAGCAGCGAGAATGCGGATGTTTTATATGTAAGCCAGCTAGGTGGATCGGAAAAAGATAAACGGCTTTTAGCGTGTTTTAAGGATGAAGGGCTTAATTGTAGCATGCTGCCGTTACTGCCAGGAAGGCAGACGGGCAGTTATACAATTCACACAGATGAGACGGGTGAAAGGCATTTCACCTATGATCGTGCGCACTCTCCGGCGCGCGAAACTCTAAGGAGCATTGCTTGCAATGCAACGGGGCAACTGGCGAGCTGTGATGTCTTATATGTAACGGGCATCACACTCGCGATTTTTTCACCAGAAGATCGTGAAACGTTGCTTGCATTGATGGCAAAGATGAAAGAAGCGGGCAAACAGGTGGTGTATGATATGAACCACAGGCCCGTATTGTGGGAAAGCACGCAGATCGCCCGAGAAATACACCAGAGAGCAGCCGATGCCTCCAATATTTTTATGCCGTCGATAGAAGATCTGGAAATGGTGTTCGGAGCAGAAGAAAGTCTCTGTGTTATTGAAAAACAACAGGGCAGAGATGATTTGCTGCTGGTGCTTAAAAATGGTGGTGGTGAGCTGGCAATCTCGAAGGCTGGCAGGCAGTATGTTTACGGCCTGAGGGTAAATGAAAACGTTGTAGATACAACGGGCGCAGGCGACAGCTTTAACGCAGGGTTTCTTGCAGCGTATCTCACGAATGGGTCCATTGATGAGGCGGTAGAAAAAGCCCACCAGCTGGCATCAACGGTAATTATGCATCGTGGTGCAATTATTCCGCAAGAGGCTATGCCTTCATGA